Within the Pengzhenrongella sicca genome, the region TTCGTCGGCGCCACGGCCTTCGCCGAGACCGGGACCGGGCCCGAGCGGCTGTCGGATCCGCCGCCTGCCGCCGCCGTGGTCATCCTCGTGGACATCGAGCGGTTCGCGGACGTCACCGACTCATTCGGGCACGACGTCGGCGACGCGCTCGTCGCCGCGGTCGGCAGCCGACTGCTCGTGCTCTTCGGGCCCGACGCGGTCGTCGCGCGCACGGGCGAGGGCACGTTCGCCGTCCTGCACCGGCTGGCCCCCGCCCGTCGAGAGCCGGCGTCCAGCCTCGACCGGGACGCTCAGGCCCTGCTCCTCAAGCGATCCCTCGAGGGCACGTACGAGCTGGCGGGACTCAGCCTGAGCGTCGAGGTGTGCCTCGGCGGCGTCCTCGTGCCCGGCGACGCGCCGACGGCGGCCCTCGCGCTGCACCGGGCGGATGTTGCGCTCGTCAGCGCCCGGTCCCGGCCCGGACGGATCGCTCGTTACCAGGCGGAGCTGGAGACCGGCGGGACGTTCGCCGCGCAGCTCGTCGGCGAGCTGCTCGGCGCCCTCGCCCGCGGCGAGGTCGTGCTGCACTACCAGCCCCAGGTCGAGCTCCGCAGCGGGCGCGTGCTCGGGGTCGAGGCGCTCGTACGCTGGGAGCACCCGGTGCACGGCCTGCTCGTGCCGGACGCGTTCATCCCCGCGGCCGAGCAGACCGGGGTGATCGGGCCGTTGACGCGGTACCTCCTGGACCTAGCAGTCGAGCAGTGCGCGCGCTGGCGAGCGGCCGGGCTCGAGCTGACGGTCGCGGTGAACCTCTCGGCCCGCAACCTGCTCGACCCGGCGCTGCTGACGGACGTGCGCGCGGCGCTGGCCCGGCACGGCCTGCCGGCGACGGCGCTCGAGCTGGAGATCACGGAGGGCACGGTGATGATGGACCCGGCCCGGTCGCGGCAGGTTCTGGGTGCGCTCGCGGACCTCGGGATCACGCTGTCGATCGACGACTACGGCACGGGGTACAGCTCGCTCGCCTACCTGCAGCGACTGCCGATGGGCCGGCTCAAGATCGACCGGACGTTCATCACGGACCTGGTTCGGGACGAGGCGAGCGCGACGATCGTCCGATCCACGATCGAGCTCGCCCGGCACCTGCGGCTCGAGGTCGTCGCCGAGGGTGTCGAGGACGACGCGACGCTGCGCATGCTGCGCGACATGGACTGCTTCGCGGCGCAGGGTTTCGGCCTCGGCCGCCCGGTCCCGCCCGCGAAGCTGCCCGCGCTCGTGCTCGCCATCGAGGCGCGGCTCGGGGCGGCGACGGCGGCCTGAGCGCGCGCGGCCCGAGACGCGCGGCCCTCGACCTAGGCGCGCGTCAGCTCGCGGGCGCGTCCACCTGGGGCTCGCGCTGGTGGCGGGCCCAGATCACCGCGATGACGCCGAGCGCGATGCCGGCGACGCAGGTCAGGGCCGACGTCGCGGGGACCTGACCGGCCTGCCAGCGGAACCAGGTGACGATCAGCGCGACGACCCACCCCGCGATGCCGATGCCGAACACGCCGGTCAGGTCGACCGCGAGCGGTGCCGGGTCGGCGCGCCGGTCGCGGGGGTTCAGGAGCAGGTGGCGGACGGTGGGCACGGGCTCAGCGTAGACGCCGGTCAGCCGACGCTCGAGAGCGTGGTCACCGTGCCGAGCGCGTCGGTGACCGCGCCGAGGTAGCCGCGAGCGACGTCGAAGAGCGGCAGGCCGGTCGCCTCGACCGTGGAGAAGTCGTTCTCCTCGTAGGCGAGCACGGCGGCCAGCACTGGTCCGTACGTGCCGCTGAGCGACTCGACGGCCATGGCGACGTCGGCCGAGACGCCCGTCCGCGCGATCAGCGCCGCGGGGGCGATC harbors:
- a CDS encoding putative bifunctional diguanylate cyclase/phosphodiesterase, with the translated sequence MGGRGARWWQYLIVGVLLTVGELALPRGLPRYVGYLALGVSAVVAMSIGLRRNRPVNARAWVLIAGGNGAWLVGDAAYNWHTQVPSAAVPPPVWAYVPYLVAYLLLALGLLMLARARDRGRGATAMIDTAVLTMGVGLVSWVYVVVPAWAVEAPVLDRVIAATYPLCDVLLVTTAIRLVTGPGLWNAASRLLVASVAVLLLSNGLLQRVQLDAAFAPLERPLDVGWLLAFVLWAAAALHPSMRALSEPAPAREDAMLVNRLVGLMAAVMTGPAIVTIGLLTDTGLHPWPVVIASAAMAGLILARMIGMVRRLTRQAARLGALAETDFVTGLANRRGFADRLDELFVGATAFAETGTGPERLSDPPPAAAVVILVDIERFADVTDSFGHDVGDALVAAVGSRLLVLFGPDAVVARTGEGTFAVLHRLAPARREPASSLDRDAQALLLKRSLEGTYELAGLSLSVEVCLGGVLVPGDAPTAALALHRADVALVSARSRPGRIARYQAELETGGTFAAQLVGELLGALARGEVVLHYQPQVELRSGRVLGVEALVRWEHPVHGLLVPDAFIPAAEQTGVIGPLTRYLLDLAVEQCARWRAAGLELTVAVNLSARNLLDPALLTDVRAALARHGLPATALELEITEGTVMMDPARSRQVLGALADLGITLSIDDYGTGYSSLAYLQRLPMGRLKIDRTFITDLVRDEASATIVRSTIELARHLRLEVVAEGVEDDATLRMLRDMDCFAAQGFGLGRPVPPAKLPALVLAIEARLGAATAA
- a CDS encoding DUF2530 domain-containing protein, coding for MPTVRHLLLNPRDRRADPAPLAVDLTGVFGIGIAGWVVALIVTWFRWQAGQVPATSALTCVAGIALGVIAVIWARHQREPQVDAPAS